TTGATCCGTTACATATTTTCCAATGATTCCTACTCCATCGATAAAGTAATCCGCATATCCAAATTGATCTCCCAATCCAAATAACGCCACTTTTTTCCCGGTAAAATCTATAGATTGAAAAGACAATTCAAAATCGTCAAACGCACTCACCAATTGTCCATCATACCAGGTAGACAAACCAAAAATGATTTTATCATATTTGGCAATATCCTCTACTTTCACATCATAGATATCGTAAATATCTACGATATCCTCTCCCATCATTTTCTGAACTAACCCTGCAACAACTTCCGTGTTTCCAGTGTCAGAACCGTAAAACAATCCTATCTTATTCATTCGTATTTTTAATTTGATTGTTAGTTTAATTCAGCATGCAATCCATTTTGCACGGCATAAATCACTAATCCAGCTGTGTTTTTTAAACCCAATTTACTCATCAGGTTCTTTCTATGGGTTAAAACAGTATGTACAGATAAAAACATTTCTTCTGCAATCTGTTTATTAGAATATCCTTGAGCAACCAATCCAATCACTTCCAACTCTCGCTTCGACAATTTAATCCCTTCACAAGTAAACGATTTTTGAGAATTCTCTTTGTCTATGACTTCAATCACCTTTCCACAAAAGAAACGTTCGCCTTTTAAGGTATAAGTCATCGAATCTGAAATCTCCTGAAAGTCGCATGAATATAATAAGTGACCATCAATTCCATTTTTGATGTATCGCATTACACTCGTTCGCTCCGGTCTATCTGTAATTCCTATCACCTTAATATCCGGTAAAGTGTTCATGATCAGCTCCACATCACTTTCCACAATTAAAGGAGAAGAATAATTAATAAACAAAATATCCGGAGATGCGTTTACTAACATAGGAATCAGTTCTCCACTATTTTCAGCTTCACCTACAAGAGATGCTCCCGGAACCTTATGGATAACAGATTTTAAACCTTCTCGTACTAAAAAACTACTTTCGGCAATAAAAACTTTCACGACTCACTATTTAGAATAATTCTTAATAACGCAAATGTAATTTTTTTACAGATACAAACACAAAAAGAAATGATGATAAAAATCAGTTTTTAGTAGCAGGCAAAAATTTACTATTTTGCACACTCCTTAAAACGTTACATTATGTGGAAAAACGCATTTCTTTTTATCCTGATTTCCAGCTTTTTTACCTTTCAATCATGTAAAAAGTCATCTGGTGATGGCGGAACTCCTCCTACTCCGATAAACAACCATATTTCATTTAAGGTAAACCAAACTCCGGTTGAAGCAAAATTCAAAGTAATTCTTCAGGATCAGATT
This genomic interval from bacterium SCSIO 12643 contains the following:
- a CDS encoding flavodoxin, translating into MNKIGLFYGSDTGNTEVVAGLVQKMMGEDIVDIYDIYDVKVEDIAKYDKIIFGLSTWYDGQLVSAFDDFELSFQSIDFTGKKVALFGLGDQFGYADYFIDGVGIIGKYVTDQGGELVVKWPTDDYDFEESKADMGDGYFMGLALDEDNQDDYTEERLEKWVPMVKEAFGF
- a CDS encoding response regulator transcription factor, giving the protein MKVFIAESSFLVREGLKSVIHKVPGASLVGEAENSGELIPMLVNASPDILFINYSSPLIVESDVELIMNTLPDIKVIGITDRPERTSVMRYIKNGIDGHLLYSCDFQEISDSMTYTLKGERFFCGKVIEVIDKENSQKSFTCEGIKLSKRELEVIGLVAQGYSNKQIAEEMFLSVHTVLTHRKNLMSKLGLKNTAGLVIYAVQNGLHAELN